The Streptomyces clavuligerus genome includes a region encoding these proteins:
- a CDS encoding glycoside hydrolase family 16 protein has translation MPAPSSCSFSSSRRARRGVLLAALALGFSLCAPQPLATATAPPPPGAGAAAAVPVFEETFDGPAGAAPDARRWNTEVGDNVNNRERQYYTPGNANAALDGQGHLVITARRENPGNYSCWYGRCEYTSARLNTAGKFNAAYGRVEARVKMSRGQGVWPAFWMLGQDFGQVGWPASGEIDIMENVGHELGRVHGTLHGPGYSGGEGITGSYNLPPGQVFADAFHTFAIDWAPDVITWSVDGQVYQRRTPADLGGRAWVFNKPFFLLLNLAIGGNWPGDPDGSTVFPQRLVIDHVRVTASPGTPGPGRTGVLTGLAGKCLDIAGANPADRTPVQLYTCNGTVAQRWTLGDDGTVRALGKCLDAQGGQTADGTRVQLYTCNGTGAQRWAYNSAARDLVNVPANKCLDVLGQNPADATPTQLWTCSGNPNQKWNLVV, from the coding sequence ATGCCCGCGCCCTCTTCCTGCTCCTTCTCCTCTTCCCGCCGTGCCCGGCGTGGCGTGCTCCTCGCCGCCCTGGCCCTCGGCTTCTCCCTCTGCGCGCCCCAGCCGTTGGCCACCGCCACGGCCCCACCGCCACCCGGCGCGGGCGCGGCGGCGGCCGTGCCCGTCTTCGAGGAGACCTTCGACGGTCCGGCCGGTGCGGCGCCGGACGCGCGGAGGTGGAACACGGAGGTCGGGGACAACGTCAACAACCGGGAACGCCAGTACTACACGCCGGGCAACGCGAACGCCGCTCTCGACGGGCAGGGCCATCTGGTGATCACGGCCCGCCGGGAGAACCCGGGGAACTACTCCTGCTGGTACGGCCGGTGCGAGTACACCTCGGCCCGGCTGAACACGGCGGGGAAGTTCAACGCGGCCTACGGGCGGGTGGAAGCCCGTGTCAAGATGTCGCGCGGCCAGGGCGTGTGGCCCGCGTTCTGGATGCTCGGCCAGGACTTCGGCCAGGTCGGATGGCCCGCGAGCGGTGAGATCGACATCATGGAGAACGTCGGCCATGAGCTGGGCCGGGTGCACGGCACCCTCCACGGCCCCGGCTACTCCGGCGGCGAGGGCATCACCGGGTCCTACAATCTGCCGCCCGGTCAGGTGTTCGCGGACGCCTTCCACACCTTCGCCATCGACTGGGCGCCCGATGTGATCACCTGGTCCGTGGACGGACAGGTCTACCAGCGGCGCACCCCCGCCGATCTGGGCGGGCGCGCCTGGGTCTTCAACAAGCCGTTCTTCCTGCTCCTCAATCTGGCGATCGGGGGGAACTGGCCGGGTGACCCCGACGGTTCCACCGTCTTCCCGCAGCGGCTGGTGATCGACCATGTCCGGGTCACCGCGTCGCCGGGCACCCCGGGCCCCGGCCGTACTGGTGTGCTGACCGGCCTCGCGGGCAAGTGTCTGGATATCGCCGGTGCCAACCCGGCCGACCGGACCCCCGTCCAGCTCTACACGTGCAACGGGACGGTGGCCCAGCGCTGGACCCTCGGCGACGACGGCACCGTCCGGGCGCTGGGCAAGTGCCTCGACGCCCAGGGCGGCCAGACCGCTGACGGCACCCGGGTCCAGCTCTACACCTGCAACGGGACCGGGGCGCAGCGGTGGGCGTACAACTCGGCGGCCCGTGATCTCGTCAACGTTCCGGCGAACAAGTGCCTGGATGTCCTGGGGCAGAATCCGGCGGACGCCACTCCCACCCAGCTCTGGACCTGTTCGGGCAACCCCAACCAGAAGTGGAATCTGGTCGTCTGA
- a CDS encoding RICIN domain-containing protein → MRKDQITVKFRVTPARLTAAVIATASITLGLSGTPAYASGAPGEIKIGGYCLDAQNSGPYDGAAVQLYPCNGTGAQYWYERVYTSGMNTKVQLVNKASGRCLDIPNNRAHNGAQLQVWTCNQSDAQRFRFERFNPSGGWTTLVNDTSGLVVDAPGRIWHTGGRPYLHERNGTAAQNWYFTPGSEYHGGGGGCSDLPDGLGRGPKRGCAEL, encoded by the coding sequence TTGAGGAAAGACCAGATCACCGTGAAATTCCGTGTCACTCCCGCGCGTCTGACCGCCGCCGTCATCGCGACCGCGAGCATCACGCTCGGCCTGTCCGGCACCCCCGCGTACGCCTCCGGAGCCCCCGGCGAGATCAAGATCGGCGGCTACTGCCTCGACGCCCAGAACAGCGGCCCGTACGACGGCGCCGCGGTCCAGCTCTACCCCTGCAACGGCACCGGCGCGCAGTACTGGTACGAGCGTGTCTACACCAGCGGCATGAACACCAAGGTCCAGCTCGTCAACAAGGCGTCCGGACGCTGCCTGGACATCCCGAACAACCGGGCCCACAACGGCGCCCAGCTCCAGGTGTGGACCTGCAACCAGAGCGACGCCCAGCGATTCCGCTTCGAACGGTTCAACCCCTCGGGCGGCTGGACGACGCTCGTCAACGACACCTCCGGTCTCGTCGTCGACGCCCCCGGCAGGATCTGGCACACCGGTGGCCGCCCCTATCTGCACGAGCGCAACGGCACGGCCGCGCAGAACTGGTACTTCACCCCGGGCAGCGAGTACCACGGGGGCGGCGGCGGATGCAGCGACCTCCCGGACGGCCTCGGCCGGGGCCCGAAGCGGGGCTGCGCCGAGCTGTAG
- a CDS encoding class I SAM-dependent DNA methyltransferase produces the protein MTWNGDAYQARFDDIAAAGGDVHGEAELVCSFGPATVLDAGCGTGRVAVELARRGVDVTGVDIDASMLATARRLAPDLPWHRQDLAGLDLGRSFDVVVMAGNVPLFTPPGTEAALVAGVAGHVRPGGRLVAGFSLDRGYTVDDYDAHCRAAGLVLEARYATWSREPFTGGEYAVSVHRRP, from the coding sequence ATGACATGGAACGGTGACGCCTACCAGGCCCGGTTCGACGATATCGCCGCCGCGGGAGGGGATGTCCACGGCGAGGCGGAGCTGGTGTGTTCCTTCGGGCCCGCCACCGTCCTCGACGCGGGGTGCGGCACCGGGCGGGTGGCCGTCGAGCTGGCCCGCCGGGGCGTCGATGTGACGGGCGTGGACATCGACGCGTCGATGCTCGCCACTGCCCGGCGGCTGGCGCCGGACCTCCCCTGGCACCGGCAGGATCTGGCCGGTCTCGATCTGGGACGCTCCTTCGACGTCGTGGTGATGGCGGGCAACGTTCCCCTGTTCACTCCGCCGGGGACGGAAGCGGCCCTGGTGGCGGGGGTGGCCGGGCATGTCCGGCCGGGCGGTCGCCTCGTCGCCGGGTTCTCGCTGGACCGCGGATACACGGTGGACGACTACGACGCCCACTGCCGTGCGGCGGGACTCGTCCTCGAAGCCCGGTACGCCACCTGGTCCCGCGAGCCCTTCACCGGCGGGGAGTACGCCGTGTCGGTGCACCGCCGCCCCTGA
- a CDS encoding terpene synthase family protein, producing the protein MSHEQRVPSVAARYGGTAVHSEDSGPEDVMVLRVPELGRRLRPPRLHPATPAVVGQRVPWLRDALADIEFPGGTPEDFLRQDVHHWSVYCLPTARADRIADLSNIHELAFAMDDMLESVHDTDADADVHTASDLDPASGSASNPGSGSGSGFGSGFGRAARRERVEPLARALERALAGLPPTGPVPSYLRAADGCFRTLRETGPAPWYRRFGEAVLSWFHGAVKESSMMATGRLTGFEETLDSRIDTAGGFFIATSIEYGLGIDLTDAIAAGPELGEVERAAWVHGVLVNDLFSYRKEHFGEAGRAPDGRAPDGRANTLRVLADEYACSLQEAVDLLVEHVDAAEARFLELRADVLGAPLGARPGVREYLDALELVLPGNIVWSRTSRRYHGTGCPWTGTARTAMALHPDRTVFTPW; encoded by the coding sequence AGGACGTCATGGTCCTCCGGGTCCCGGAACTCGGACGGCGGTTACGGCCGCCCCGGCTGCACCCCGCCACACCCGCCGTGGTCGGGCAGCGGGTTCCGTGGCTGCGGGACGCGCTCGCGGACATCGAGTTCCCCGGGGGGACGCCGGAGGACTTCCTCCGGCAGGACGTCCACCACTGGAGCGTCTACTGTCTGCCCACCGCGCGGGCCGACCGCATCGCCGATCTGAGCAATATCCATGAACTGGCCTTCGCCATGGACGACATGCTCGAATCCGTGCACGACACCGACGCCGACGCCGACGTCCACACCGCTTCCGATCTCGATCCCGCTTCCGGTTCCGCTTCCAATCCCGGTTCCGGTTCCGGTTCCGGTTTCGGTTCCGGTTTCGGTCGCGCGGCCCGCCGGGAGCGGGTCGAGCCGCTGGCCCGCGCGCTGGAGAGGGCGCTCGCTGGGCTGCCGCCCACCGGCCCGGTGCCGTCCTATCTGCGGGCGGCCGACGGCTGCTTCCGGACGCTGCGCGAGACGGGGCCCGCCCCCTGGTACCGGCGGTTCGGCGAGGCCGTCCTGTCCTGGTTCCACGGGGCCGTCAAGGAGAGTTCGATGATGGCGACGGGGCGGCTGACCGGCTTCGAGGAGACGCTGGACAGCCGTATCGACACCGCGGGCGGGTTCTTCATCGCCACCAGCATCGAGTACGGCCTCGGCATCGACCTCACGGACGCCATCGCCGCCGGTCCTGAGCTGGGCGAGGTGGAGCGGGCGGCCTGGGTGCACGGCGTGCTGGTCAACGATCTGTTCTCGTACCGTAAGGAGCACTTCGGGGAGGCGGGCCGTGCTCCGGACGGCCGCGCTCCGGACGGCCGTGCGAACACCCTTCGTGTCCTCGCCGACGAGTACGCGTGTTCCCTCCAGGAGGCGGTGGACCTGCTGGTCGAGCACGTCGACGCGGCGGAGGCCCGGTTCCTGGAACTGCGCGCGGACGTCCTCGGCGCTCCCCTCGGCGCCCGTCCCGGCGTCCGGGAGTATCTCGACGCCCTCGAACTGGTACTGCCCGGGAACATCGTCTGGTCCCGGACCTCACGGCGCTACCACGGGACCGGCTGCCCCTGGACCGGGACCGCCCGGACGGCGATGGCCCTCCACCCCGACAGGACCGTGTTCACCCCCTGGTAG
- a CDS encoding class I SAM-dependent methyltransferase — MADEMFRDPRLAPLYDPLDPDRSDLDAYLRITEETGARQVLDIGCGTGVFALLLAGRGIDVVGVDPARASLDVARGKPGADRVRWIEGDATALPPLRADLATMTGNVAQAIDDPDLWRGTLRGAYEALRPGGLLVFETRDPARRAWEEWTRASTYEVTELPGVGTVESWDDLVEVRLPLVTFRATYVLGPDGRTLTSESTLRFRERREVETDLTAAGFIVEDVRDAPDRPGLEFVFLARRPAP, encoded by the coding sequence ATGGCTGACGAAATGTTCCGGGACCCGCGGCTCGCCCCGCTCTACGATCCGCTCGACCCCGACCGGAGCGACCTCGACGCGTACCTCCGGATCACGGAGGAGACCGGAGCGCGCCAGGTGCTGGACATCGGCTGCGGAACGGGGGTGTTCGCCCTGCTGCTCGCCGGACGCGGTATCGACGTCGTCGGCGTCGACCCCGCGCGGGCCTCCCTCGACGTGGCCCGGGGCAAGCCCGGCGCCGACCGGGTGCGCTGGATCGAGGGGGACGCGACGGCCCTGCCGCCGCTCCGCGCCGACCTCGCGACGATGACGGGGAACGTCGCCCAGGCGATCGACGACCCGGACCTCTGGCGGGGCACCCTGCGCGGGGCGTACGAGGCGCTGCGCCCCGGCGGACTGCTCGTCTTCGAGACCCGCGACCCGGCCCGGCGCGCCTGGGAGGAGTGGACCCGTGCCTCCACCTACGAGGTGACGGAGCTTCCGGGCGTCGGCACCGTCGAGTCCTGGGACGACCTGGTCGAGGTGAGACTGCCGCTGGTGACCTTCCGCGCGACCTACGTCCTCGGCCCGGACGGCCGGACGCTGACCTCGGAATCCACCCTCCGCTTCCGGGAACGGCGGGAGGTCGAGACCGACCTGACGGCGGCGGGCTTCATCGTCGAGGACGTCCGCGACGCCCCCGACCGCCCGGGCCTGGAGTTCGTCTTCCTCGCCCGCCGCCCGGCGCCGTAG